GAGACACGTTGAGGAAGATTCTATCTTTGACATAATAGAGATGATCGTTGACGTAACCTTTGATATTACTGAAGAATACCACGAGCTGATCCTATTTTGTTACTCGGGTTTAGCCTATTATGATTCATTCGGGCGTTGGGAAGAAATTTATCAGCCCTACTACCTTTGGTTAGAAGAACAATTAGCTAAAGCGCAGACAAAGGGAAGCATTAAATCGACAATAAGGCTCTCTTCACTGGCTAAAATGCTGATCAATGTGATTGAGACCTCTGCAGAAACATACGTTTTAGCTAATCAAAGTACGGAAGCAATCGACGCGACAAAAAACGAAATAGTTACTTTTGTAAAAAGCGCTATGACTGACTGTCATTCATAGAATGATATATTAATGAGGTGCTTTATATGCTAAATACATTAGCATTAGAAAAAAAATTATTAACACTATCGGTTATTGGTGCCCTTTTATTTGCACTAATAGGCATAGTTTGGGGAATAATGAGTTCCTCCCAAATGATCTTTTTTGAT
The genomic region above belongs to Bacillus sp. A301a_S52 and contains:
- a CDS encoding TetR family transcriptional regulator, which translates into the protein MRHQTNKYDLLIEAALNVMKEKGFEKASVSQIVKEAGVAQGTFYLYFESKSAVVPAIAEKILSALLTEIKKRHVEEDSIFDIIEMIVDVTFDITEEYHELILFCYSGLAYYDSFGRWEEIYQPYYLWLEEQLAKAQTKGSIKSTIRLSSLAKMLINVIETSAETYVLANQSTEAIDATKNEIVTFVKSAMTDCHS